GCTCCGGGCGTGATCGGCGCCCAGGCCATCAACCTGCTGGGCCCCACGCTTATCACCTTCGGCACCGAAGAGCAGAAGCGCCGCTACCTGCCGCCGATGCTGCGCGCCGAGGAAATCTGGTGCCAGGGATATTCGGAGCCCGGCGCCGGCTCGGATCTGGCCTCGTTGCGCACCCGCGCGGAGCTCAAGGGCGACCATTTCGTGGTCAACGGGCAGAAGGTGTGGACCTCGCGCAGCCGCTACGCCGACCGCATGTTCGCGCTGGTGCGCACCGACCCCGCCGCGCCCAAGCATCGCGGGCTCAGCTACCTGTTGGTCGACATGCACAGCCCCGGTATCACCGTGCGCCCGCTGCGCCAGCTCACCGGTGAGGAGGAGTTCAATCAGCTCTTCTTCGACGAGGTGCGGGTGCCGCGCGCCAATCTGCTTGGGCCGCAGGGCGGCGGATGGAACGTCGCGCTGACCACGTTGATGAATGAGCGCGCGACGCTCGCGCTCTCGCTCGTGATGCGCTTCAGAAACACGTTCGACGACCTCAAGGCGATGGCTGCGCGCGCGATAGCCGAGCACGCGACGCCGCTCAGCCCGCG
The sequence above is drawn from the Candidatus Binataceae bacterium genome and encodes:
- a CDS encoding acyl-CoA dehydrogenase family protein; protein product: APGVIGAQAINLLGPTLITFGTEEQKRRYLPPMLRAEEIWCQGYSEPGAGSDLASLRTRAELKGDHFVVNGQKVWTSRSRYADRMFALVRTDPAAPKHRGLSYLLVDMHSPGITVRPLRQLTGEEEFNQLFFDEVRVPRANLLGPQGGGWNVALTTLMNERATLALSLVMRFRNTFDDLKAMAARAIAEHATPLSPRVIRQTLAQFHVDLEAFKYLAYRNFSHLLRGGTPGPEGSIAKLMWSELNQRMNEFALAIQGPRAALDEGSAHVVDGGRWQYGTLRARGNTIEEGTSEIQRNIIAERLLGMPRG